Below is a genomic region from Catenuloplanes atrovinosus.
ACGGGTCCTCCAGCACCACCTCCTGCGCCTCGGCGTCGGTCACGAAGTTCGGCGAGATGAAGCCCTTGTCGAACTGCAGGCCCTCGGTGATGTCCAGCTCGGTGGCGAGCGTGGAGCCCTCCTCGACGGTGATGACGCCGTCGCGGCCGACCCGGTCCATCGCCTCGGCGATCAACTCGCCGATCGTGGCGTCCTGCGCGGAGACGGTCGCGACGTGCGCGATCGCCTTGTGGTCCGCGACCTCGACGGCCTTCTCGATCAGCGCGTTCGACACGGCCTCGACGCCCGCGTCCAGCCCGCGCTTGATGCCGGCCGGGTTGGCGCCGGCCGTCAGGTTGCGGATGCCCTCGCGGACCAGCGCCTGGGCCAGCACGGTCGCGGTGGTGGTCCCGTCGCCGGCGACGTCGTTGGTCTTGGTCGCCACCTCCTTGACGAGCTGCGCGCCGAGGTTCTCGTACGGGTTGGTGAGCTCGATCTCCTTGGCGATGGTGACGCCGTCGTTGGTGATCGTCGGAGCGCCGAACTTCTTGTCCAGCACGACGTTGCGGCCGCGCGGCCCGAGGGTGACCTTTACGGTGTCCGCGAGCGCGTTGACGCCGTGCTCGAGCAGGTGGCGGGCGTCATCCGAGAAGCTCAGGATCTTCGCCATTGTTGTCCCTTCACGGACTTGGAAACTGCGGTCACGCCGTCGGGCGCGATACCGCTGGAGAACCGCCTATGGGCGCAGACAGCCCCGGCCCCCGCGAAACGGGTTCCGGGGCTGACCGCAGGAATTACTTAGTAAGTCACTTCTCGATGACGGCGAGGACGTCACGCGCGGAGAGCACGAGGTACTCGGCGCCGGCGTACTTGACCTCGGTGCCGCCGTACTTCGAGTAGATGACGGTGTCGCCGACCTTCACGTCAACCGGGATGCGGTTGCCCTTGTCGTCGACGCGGCCGGGGCCGACGGCGACGACGGTCCCCTCCTGCGGCTTCTCCTTGGCGGTGTCGGGGATCACGATGCCCGACGCCGTGGTGGTCTCGGCCTCGTTCGCCTGGACGAGGATGCGGTCCTCGAGCGGCTTGATCGCAACCTGGGTCGCGGTAGTCACGGGCATACCCTCCTGGGGTACTGGTGTCGTTACCGGCCACGCACGCGGGAACGCGCGCGGGACGGCGTCAATCTGCCTCATGCCACCGGGCGGGCCGTCGTCGCGGGTGCCGGACCGCCAGGCGTTGCTCCCGGAACGGGTCCGGAAGGCTCAGGGTGCTCCCGGGAACGGGCCCGGAAGGCTGGCACCCACCCATGGCGAGTGCTAACGGAAGGTTATTCCGGGGGCTAGCACTCCGTCAAGGAGAGTGCCAACACCCCGCGCGCCGCGGCGATCACCGCCGCCCGGAGGATGAGGAACGTGGAGTGGGAGCAGCTGCGTACGCCCGAGGGAGAGGCCGCGCTGGCCGCGGCCGAGGCGGCCGGTGACGGGGACGCGCTCGCCGCGGCGGCCGCGCTGCGCCGGGCCGGGATCGCGCCGGACCTGGCCGCCGCCGCGCTGACCCAGGCCGAGCTGCGCCGCCGGGCGACCGCGAAGTTCGGCGCGGACGCGGCCGTCATGTTCTTCACCCGGGCCGGGCTGGAGCAGGCCACGCGCGCACCTGTGGCGGCGCGCCGGGCCGCCCGGCTGCACGCCGCCGGCGTTCGCGCGCTCGCCGATCTGGGTTGCGGACTCGGCGCGGACGCGATCGCCGCGGCACGGCAGGGCATCAGCGTGTACGCCGTGGAGGCCGACCCGCACACGGCGCGGCTGGCCGAGGCGAACGCGCACGCCCTGGGGCTGGCCGACCGGATCTCGATCACCACCGGCGACGCCACCGAGGCGGACGTGAGCGCGGTGGACGCGGTCTTCTGCGACCCGGCGCGGCGCGCCTCGCGGACCGGGCGGCGCGTCTTCGACCCGGCGTCGTTCTCGCCGCCGTGGGACTTCGTGGCCGGGCTCGCCGCGCGCGTGCCGCGTACCGTGCTGAAGCTCTCCCCCGGCATCGACCACGCGCTGATCCCGGAGGGCGCGGAGGCGGAGTGGGTGAGCGTGGGCGGCGACGTGGTGGAGGCCGCGTTCTGGTGCGGCCCGCTGGCCGGGGTGCCGCGCCGCGCCACGGTGCTGCCGGACGGCGGCGAGCTCACCGGCGCCGCGGACGTGCCCGCCGAGGTCGGCGAGATTCGGCGGTACGTGTACGACCCGGACGGCGCGGTCGTCCGCGCGCACCTGGTGGCCGCGTTCGCGGAGCGGGTCGGCGGCGTGCTCGCGGACCCGCTGATCGCGTACGTGTACGCGGACACGGCGACGCCGACCCGGTTCGGCCGGTGCCTGGAGGTGCTGGACGTCATGCCGTTCTCGCTGAAGCGGCTGCGCGCGGAGCTGCGGCGCCGCGCCGTGGGGCGGGTGGAGATCCTGAAGCGCGGCTCCGCGCTCGACGTCGCACAACTGCGCCGTGACCTGCGGCTGAGCGGGCCCGAGGAGCTGTCTCTGGTGCTCACCCGGGCCGCCGGAGCACCTGTGACGCTGCTCTGCCGACCCGTACCGTCGGTCAATCTGTCCTGATCTGCCCCGATAAGGGGCTCCGGCCCGGCATAGTGGAATCTGATCCTCCGCAGCTGAAAGGGCCTCGTATGCGCCGCGGTATCGCCACGCTCACCGCCACCGTCGTCGCGGCCGGCCTGCTCACGGCCTGCGGAGGTGATGACGCGGGCGAGGCGCCGGTCCCCAAGATCGGCGTGATCCTGCCGGACAGCACCTCGTCCGACCGCTGGGAGACGGCGGACCGCCGGTTCCTGGAGAGCGCGTTCGAGAAGGCCGGCATCCCGTACGACATCCAGAACGCACAGGGCGACAAGGCCGCGTTCCAGTCGATCGCCGACCAGCAGATCACCAACGGCGCCACGGTACTGATGATCGCGAACCTGGACTCGGACACCGGCAAGGCCGTGCTGGACAAGGCGAAGAGCCGGGGCGTGGCCACGATCGACTACGACCGGCTCACGCTCGGCGGCGGCGCGGAGTACTACGTCAGCTTCGACAACGTGCAGGTCGGCAAGCTGCAGGGGCAGGGGCTGCAGAAGTGCCTGACCGCGAAGAGGGTCGCCAAGCCGACGATCGCGGAGCTGCACGGCTCCCCCACCGACAACAACGCCACGCTGTTCAAGGAGGGCTACCAGTCGGTGCTGAACCCGCTCTACGCGAAGGGCACCTACGTGAAGGGCCCGGAGCAGGCGGTGCCGGACTGGGACAACACGCAGGCCGGCACGCTCTTCGAGCAGATGCTGACGCAGAACCCGGCGATCAGCGGCGTGCTCGCCGCGAACGACGGCATGGGCAACGCGGTCATCACCGTCCTCAAGAGGAACAACCTCAACGGCAAGGTGCCGGTCACCGGCCAGGACGCTGACGTGCAGGGCCTGCAGAACATCCTCGCCGGCGACCAGTGCATGACCGTCTACAAGGCGATCAAGGAGGAGGCGAGCGCCGCCGCCCAGCTGGCGATCTCGCTGGCCAAGGGCGAACGCCAGGACGTCACCGGCAAGGTCACCGACCCGCAGAGCGGCCGCGAGGTCCCCTCCGTCCTGCTGGCACCGAAGGCGATCTTCGAGGAGAACGTCAAGGCCGTGGTCGACGACGGCTACGTCACCCGCAGCGAGCTGTGCACCGACGCCTACGCCGCCGCCTGCCGCCGGCTGGGGATCACCTGACCGGCTAGTGTCGTCCCTCGTGGCCAAGTCTGCGAACAAGACCGGCGGCACCCCCGCGACGACGCTGCTCACCCGGCAGAAGGTGGCTTTCACCGCGCACACGTACGAGGTCGATCCCAAGGCCACGTCGTACGGTGAGGCGGCCGCCGCCGCGCTCGGCGTACCACCGACCCGCCTGTTCAAGACGCTGGTCGCGACCGTCGACGGCCGACTCGCCGTCGGCGTGGTCCCGGTCTCCGCCTCCCTCGACCTGAAGGCCCTGGCCGCCGCCCTCGGCGGCAAACGCGCCGCGATGGCGGACCCCGCCGCCGCCGAACGCGCCACCGGTTACGTGACCGGCGGCATCTCCCCGTTCGGCCAGCGCTCCCGCCTCCCGATCGTGGTCGACGCGTCCGCGGAGGCGCAGGAGACGGTCTTCGTGTCGGGCGGGCGGCGGGGCCTCCAGATCGAGATCCCTCCCGCCGCCTTCCCCTCCGTCGCCGGCGCCATCTTCGCCCCCATCGCGACGGCTTGACCGCCGCTTCGATACGTCGCGCTCCCGGCGTGGGGGTGCTCGGCCCGCGCAAGCCGGTTCCGTGATCGAGCGCGCTTTCTTCCCTGATCAATTCGTGGCGTCGACTACGCATACACCGCGGCTTCCACCGTGAGCGGCGTGCCTGGATAGCGCTTATCGGGCATGAAGGGCTATCGCGCGGCACCGTCCCGTCGGCGGACCCGGCAGATCCGCCGTACCCACCCGAGACGCCATCCGACCGGCGGTCTCCGGTCGAAGGCCCGGCGCGTTCCCTGGACCAGTCCGAAGCGCGTGAGCAGGACATTGTCCGGCACATCCGTCGTGGTTCGCCGTGAAGTGCTACCGCCGTGGCGCAGGCCGACGCGCGCCGGCGGCAGTGTGGCGCAGCCACAAAGGCGTCGGCTTCACTACGGTCACGAGCACATTCGATATGTGGGCATGCCGCCTGCCACGCCCCGACTCGCCATATGCGGCGCCTTTTCTGCGGCAATTGCGTGCCGGCACCACCCGGCAGGGACGATCGATTCAATTCGCGGGAAAGGGCACAACCACGCACTGCACATGAGGACATTGCCCTGGGCCGCCCAGCCCTGGGCGCGATAGTCGAGATTCCTGCGACCGTGCCGGCTTGCCGAACATGTGGATAAGGCGAAATTTCCCTCTAAAGCGCTCGAAGGGCAGCCTGGCCGTCCCAACGACCGGCACACCGGTGCAAGAGCCATCCGCACCAACAGCCCGCGGCCCCTCGCCGGCCACCTCGCACGACCGACGCATCGACCGACAGCCCCATCGCAAGCCGCGCGGCACGAACCCACGCCCACCACACGCGGCACGGCACGAACCCACGCCCACCACACGCGGCACGGCACGAACCCACGCCCACCACACGCGGCACGGCACGAACCCACGCCCACCACACGCGGCACGGCACGAACCCACGCCCACCACACGCGGCACGGCACGAACCCACGCCCACCACACGCGGCACGGCACGAACCCACGCCCACCACACGCGGCACGGCACGAACCCACGCCCACCACACGCGGCACGGCACGAACCCACGCCCACCACGCGGCACGGCACGAACCCACACGCCCACCACAGCGGGCCTGGCCCCGCCCGGCGAGATCGCCCGCCAGACGATCAATACCCGGGCGCGCGGCGGAGCCGCTCGTTCGTCCGGCAAGGGTGCGGGCGACGGTGGGATGAAGGGGGCATCCTTCCCGGCGGCGGGAGGCGTACCGCGTACCGGCGAAGGGCCTTGGATCTTGAATTTTCGGAGACGTGTCGGGCGCGTTGCGGAATTGTTATGCCACTAAACAAAAGTGGGGGTTGTGCCGTGGGCCACAGGCGAAATACGTTGCCGGGCACAACAAACCGACGACACCGCAGGGAGTTCCACCACACCGAAAGGACCATGCACAATGCGCAGAGTCCTGACCACGCTGGCCGTGGCCGGCCTCGCCGCCGGGACGCTCGTCGCCTGTGGCGAGGATGCGGGCGGCGGAGAGGCACGACCCGCCAAGATCGGCGTCATTCTTCCGGACAGCGCCTCGTCGAACCGCTGGGAGACCGCGGACCGGAGGTATCTGGAGGCGGCGTTCAAGGCCGCGGGCGTCGAGTACGACATCCAGAACGCGCAGGGCGACAAGGCCGCGTTCCAGACCATCGCCGACCAGATGATCATCAACGGCGTCACCGTGCTCATGATCGTGAACCTTGACTCCGGTACCGGCAAGGCGGTGCTGGACAAGGCCAAGGGCCAGGGCGTGGCGACCATCGACTACGACCGCCTGACGCTGGGCGGCAGCGCCGAATATTACGTCAGCTTCGACAACGTGCAGGTCGGCAAGCTTCAGGGCGAGGGCCTGCAGAAGTGCCTGACCGATCTGAACGCGAACAAGCCGGTGATCGCGCAGCTGCACGGCTCGCCCACCGACAACAACGCCACCCTGTTCCGGGAGGGCTACCAGTCGATCCTGAACCCGCTCTTCGACGGCGGCACCTACGCCAAGGGGCCGGAGCAGGCGGTGCCGGACTGGAACAATACGCAGGCCGGCACGATCTTCGAGCAGATGCTGACGCAGGCCAACAACGAGATCGACGGCGTGCTGGCGGCGAACGACGGGCTCGGCAACGCGGTGGTGACCGTGCTGAAGCGGAACGGGCTGAACGGGAAGGTCCCGGTCACCGGTCAGGACGCGGATGTACAGGCGTTGCAGAACATCCTGGTCGGCGACCAGTGCATGACGGTCTACAAGGCGGTCAAGCAGGAGGCGGACGCGGCGGCGGATCTGGCCATCGCGCTGTCCAAGAGCGAGCGGAAGGACGTGACCGGCCGGGTCACCGATCCGGAGACCGGCCGCGAGGTACCGTCCGTGCTGCTCACGCCCAAGGCGATCTTCTTCGACAACGTGAAGGACGTCGTCGCGGACGGGTACGTGACCGCGGCCGAGCTGTGCACCGGCGCCTACGCGGCCAAGTGCACCGAGGCCGGAGTCAGCTAGACCCCTTGTAACCGGCTCAGGGCACCAGCCGGCTCGCGCGCCGCCCGGGACACGTTCCGGGCGGCGCGCGAGGAGTTCAAGCCGCTAGGAGAAACGTGTCCGCGACACCCCTGCTGGAACTGCGCGGGATAGACAAGGGCTTCGGCCCGGTCCAGGTCCTCCGCGACGTCAATCTCGCCGTCCATCCCGGTGAGGTGACCGCGCTCGTCGGCGACAACGGCGCCGGCAAGTCGACGCTCGTCAAGTGCGTCAGCGGCATCTACACCATCGACTCAGGGCAGATCTTCTTCGAGGGCCGGCCGGTCACGGTCAACAGCCCGCGCGACGCGGCGACGCTCGGACTCGAGGTCGTCTACCAGGACCTCGCGCTCTGCGACAACCTCGACATCGTGCAGAACATGTTCCTCGGCCGGGAGCGGCGCAGCGGCCTGGTGCTGGACGAGCCGACCATGGAGCAGCTGGCGGCGGAGACGCTGGCCAGTCTGTCCGTCCGGACGGTGAAGTCGCTGCGCCAGCACGTCTCCAGCCTCTCCGGCGGCCAGCGGCAGACCGTGGCGATCGCCAAGGCCGTGCTCTGGAACAGCAAGGTCGTCATCCTGGACGAGCCCACGGCCGCGCTCGGCGTGGCCCAGACCGCTCAGGTGCTGGAGCTGGTCCGGCGGCTCGCCGACCGGGGCCTGGCGGTCGTGCTGATCTCGCACAACATGAACGACGTCTTCGCCATCTCGGACCGGATCGCCACGCTCTACCTCGGGCGGATGGCCGCGCAGGTGAAGACCACGGACGTCACTCACTCACAGGTCGTCGAGCTGATCACGGCGGGGCGCAGCGGGGAGCTGGGGCTGCCCGAGAACGGGGGGCCACGGTGACCGACACGGTCGTCAAGGAGGCGGCGCCGACCGTCGGCAGCCATGTCCGCAACTATCTGAGCCGGGTGCGCGGCGGCGACATCGGCTCGCTGCCGGCCGTGCTCGGGCTGATCGCGCTCTGCCTGTTCTTCGGCCTGATGCGGCCCGCGTTCTTCAGCGCGGGCAACTTCGCGAACCTGTTCACGCAGGGCGCGGCCGTCACCATCATCGCGATGGGGCTGGTCTTCGTGCTGCTGCTCGGCGAGATCGACCTTTCCGCGGGGTACGCCAGCGGCGTGTGCGCGTCCGTGCTGGCGGTGCTGCTGACGTACCAGGGCTGGCCGTGGTACGCGGCGACGCTGGCCGCGCTGGCCACCGGCGCGCTGATCGGGGTGGCCATCGGGTTCATGGTGGCGAAGGTCGGCATCCCGTCGTTCGTGGTCACGCTGGCGGCGTTCCTCGCGTTCCAGGGCGTGGCGCTGATCCTGATCAAGGGCGGCACCAACGTGTCGGTACGCGACGACGTGCTGCTCGCGATCTCCAACCGGAACGTGCCGCCGCCGCTCGGCTGGGCGCTGTTCGCGCTGGGCGTGCTGATCTACGCCGGGATTCAGCTCTTGCAGTGGCGCAACCGGCACCGGCGCGGACTGGTCACCGAGCCGCTCGGGGTGGTGGCCGCGCGGATCGCGATGCTGGTCGTGGTGGTCGGCGCCGCCGTGTACGTGCTCAACCTGGAGCGCAGCCGCAACGTGCTGATCACCTCGCTGAAGGGCGTGCCGATCGTGGTGCCGCTCATCGTGGTGCTGTTGGTGATCTGGACGTTCGTGCTGCACCGGACCGCGTACGGCCGGCACGTCTACGCGGTCGGCGGCAACCGGGAAGCCGCGCGCCGGGCCGGCATCAACGTCGACCGGATTCGCATCTCGGTCTTCGTGATCTGCTCGTTCATGGCCGCGATCGGCGGCGTGGTGGCGGCCAGCCGGGCCGCCTCGGTGGACGCGAACACCGGCGGCAGCAACGTGCTGCTGTACGCGGTCGGCGCCGCGGTGATCGGCGGCACCAGCCTGTTCGGCGGCAAGGGCCGGATCATCGACGCGGTCATCGGCGGCGCGGTGGTCGCGGTGATCGACAACGGGATGGGCCTGATGAACGCCAGCGCGGGCGCGAAGTTCGCCTGGACCGGTGGCGTGCTCCTCGCCGCGGCTAGCATCGATGCGCTGTCCCGGCGTCGCGCGGCGGCCACCGGAAACCGTTAGTCCGCAATGGAGAGTTCAGACTGATGCGCGCCGGACCCAGCCAGGACGAGGTCCGCCGGCAGAACCTCGGGGCGCTGCTGCGCTATGTGCACGTGCACGGGCCGATCTCCCGCGCGGAGCTCACCACCCGGCTCGGGCTCAACCGCAGCACGATCGGGGCGCTCACCGCGGACCTCACGGCGGCCGGGCTGGTGCGCGAGGAGGCGCCGCGCGGCGCGCGCCGGGCCGGGCGGCCGTCGCTGGTGGTGCTGCCCGAGTCCGGCCGGGTGTACGCGTACGCGCTGAGCATCGAGGTGGACCGGTTGCGCGCGGCCCGGGTCGGGCTCGGCGGCGAGGTGCTGGACGAGCGCGTCTACGACCGCCCGCGCGACCTGCGCGTGTCCGAGGTGGTCGGTCCGCTGGCCGCGTTCGTGAAGGAGATGCAGCACGCGGCCCCGGAGGGCCGGTACGTGGGCGTGGGCGTGGCGGTGGCCGGCATGGTCCGCCGCCACGACGGCCTGGTCCGGCTCACGCCGAAGGCCGGCTGGGTGGACGAGCCGCTCGCCGAGCCGCTGGCCGAGGCGCTCGGCGGCGACCACACCGTGCGGGTCGGCAACCACGCGGACCTGGCGCTGCTGGCCGAGCACCTGCGCGGCGTGGCCGTGGACACCGAGGACGTCATCTACCTGCACGGCGAGGTGGGCATCGGTGCCGGCATCATCGCGCACGGCACGCTGATCACCGGCCACGGCGGGTACGCCGGCGAGGTCGGCCACATGATCGTGCACCCGGGCGGCCGTACGTGCAGCAGTTGCGGCGCGCGCGGCTGCTGGGAGTCGGAGATCGGCGAGGAGGCGCTGCTGCGCGCGCTGGGCACGGACGGCAGCGGCCGGATCCCCGCGCACCAGCTGATCGCGGCGATGCGCGGGGATCCGGGCAGTCACGAGGCGCTGCGCCAGATCGGCGAGTGGCTCGGCCTGGGCGTCGCCAACCTGGTCAACATCTTCAACCCGGAGATGGTCATCTTCGGCGGTACGCTGCGGAACCTCTACCTGACCACGGCCGCCCAGGTGCGGTCCCGGCTCAACTCGCTCGCGCTGCCGGCCAGCCGCGAACTGCTGCGCCTGCGCACGCCGAAGATGGGTGAGGACGCGGCGCTGATCGGTGCCGCGGAGCTGGCGTTCACCCAGTTGCTCGCGGACCCGCTCAACGAGGCCCCGTCAGCCCGTCAGGCCACGTAGCGCCTCGTCGACCAGCCGGTCGGTGAAGTCCGCGCCGACCGGGTCGCCGGTGACCAGCACCCGGTAGTAGAGCGGCCCGACCAGCGTGTCGACCAGCAGGTCCAGGTCGGTGCCGGGCGGGAGGTCGCCGCGCGCGACCGCCCGCTCCAGCGGCGCCCGGTCCAGCTCGCGCTGCCGGCTCAGGTGCTCGGTGCGGAGCCGGGCCGCCAGCGCCGCGTCGTGCTGCGCCTCGCCGTGCAGCGCGCGGAACACCGCGCCGGCGTCGTGCTCGGTCAGGAAGATGGCCAGCCCGCGCAGGTGGAGCCGCAGGTCGGTGACGAGTTCGCCGGTGTCCGGCGGGCGCAGCGCCTCGCGGGCGTCCACCGTGAACGCCTCCATCAGCACGTCGGTCTTGGACTGCCACCAGCGGTAGATGGTCTGTTTGGCCACGCCGGCCCGGGCCGCGATTCCCTCGATCGTGAGCTGGGCGTACCCGCGCTCGACCAGCAGATCGTCGGCCGCCTCCAGCACGCTGAGGCGCGCCTGTTCACTGCGGCCGTGCCGGTTGCCCCGATGCGCCGTCACGCCGGATTTCTCCCTTTTCTGGTTGTTCTTTTTCATGCCCGAGAATAATCGTGCTTGACTAGACGCAACGTTGCGTCCACTCTAACTCGCATGAACTCAGCTCACATGAACTCAGCCGGCATGAACTCAGCTCGCACGAACTCTCTGTCGGCACCACGTGTGCGTACCGTTCTCGACCGCCTGCGCGCCGCCGCCGATCTCGATGAGGACCGGCCCCACCCCCGCCCCGACGCCGACGCCTCCGCACAGGAGCGCGCCGACCTGCTGGCCGAGGCCTACATGCCGGTGTCCGCGCGCGGCGGCGACCTGCTCTACGCGCTGACCCGGGCCGCCCGGCCGGAGCGCGTGGTGGAGTTCGGCACGTCGTACGGCATCTCGACGCTCTACCTGGCCTCGGCCGTGGCCGACAACGGCGCCGGCCACGTGGTGACCACCGAGCTCAGCACCGTGAAGGTGGCCGCCGCCCGGGCGAACCTGGCGGAGGCGGGTCTCTCCGACGCGGTGACGGTGCTGTCCGGCGACGCGCTGGCCACGCTCGCGGACGTGCCCGGGCCGATCGGCCTGCTGCTGCTCGACGGCTGGAAGGACCTGTGCCTGCCGGTGCTGCGCCTGCTGGAGGACCGGCTGGCGCCGGGCGCGCTGGTGATCGCGGACGACGTCAGCTTCCCGACCATGGCGCCGTACCTGGACTACGTCCGGGACCCCGCCTCCGGGTACGTGAGCGTGGAGTTCCCGGTCGACGACGGCATGGAGATCAGCTGCCGCGCCTGAGAAATTCGGTGGATCGGGATCGACGGCGCACAGTAGCGTCTCGTTACTATGCGTGAGCTACCGCGCTCCGACCCGGGAGTCGCCGACCACCGGTCGGCGGGCCGTCTGCTGTGGTGGATGGTCCGCCGCGTCGGGCGCGAGCTGGCCGTCTCGGTCGTGCTCGGCGTGGTGTGGATGTGCGCGATGGCGCTGGCACCGGCGCTGATCGGCATCGCGATCGACCGCGGCGTGGCCGGGCGGGACCTCGGCGCGCTCGCCGCCTGGTCCGCGGCCGTGCTCGGGCTCGGCATGGTGCAGGCGCTGGCCGGCGTCGCCCGCCACCGGTACGGCGTGCACAACTGGCTCGACACCGCGTACGGCACCGTGCAGCTCACGGTGCGGCAGTCCGCCCGGCTCGGCGCGGCGCTCCCCCGCCGGATGTCCAGTGGCGAGGTGGTGAGCATCGGCGTCTCGGACATCGAGCACCTGGGCGAGATCATCGAGATCATCGACCGGGCGATCGGCGCGTTCGCCGCGATCGCGGTGGTCACGGTGATCATGTTGGGGACGTCCACGCCGCTGGGGCTGGTGGTGCTGATCGGCGTGCCGCTGCTGCTGGGCCTCGTCGCGCTGCTGCTCCGCCCGTTGCAGGACCGGCAGGAGGCGTACCGGACGCGGCAGGGCGCGCTCACCACCCGAGCCGCGGACATCGTCACCGGGCTGCGCGTGCTGCGCGGCGTGGGCGGCGAGGCGCTGTTCGCCGGCGGATACCGCGCCGAGTCGCAGGACCTGCGCGCCGCTGGCGTACGGGTGGGACGCGTCGGCGCGCTGCTGGAGGCGACGCAGGTGCTGCTCCCGGGCCTGTTCCTGGCGCTGGTCGTCTGGCTCGGCGCGCGGCTCGTGCTGGCCGGCGACATCACCGCCGGTCAGCTCGTCGCGTTCTTCGGCTACACCGCGTTCCTGGTGCCGCCGCTGCGCACGCTCACCGAGGCGGCGAACGCGCTGGCGGTGGCGCTGGTCGCGGCGCGCCGCGTGGTGCGGCTGCTGGAGCTGGACCCGGACCCGGCCTCGCCGGCGCGCCCGGTGCCGATGCCGCCGGGGCCGGCCGCGCTCGCCGACCCCCGCTCCGGCCTGCTGGTACGCCCCGGCGAGCTGACCGCGATCGCGGCGGCCGACCCGGCGGACGCGGCCGCGATCGCGGAGCGGCTGGCCCGGTTCACCGACTCGGAGGCGCGGCTGGGCGACGTACCGCTGCGGGATCTGGATCTGGCCGAGCTGCGGTCCCGGGTGCTGCTGGCGGAGAACGAGGCACGGCTGTTCGCCGGCCCGCTGCGCGAGGCGCTGGGCGGCGGCGCGGTGGAGCACGCGCTGGAGACCGCCGCGGCGGAGGACATCGTGGCCGCGCTGCCGGACGGGCTGGACACCGAGATCGCGGCGCGCGGCCGGGAGTTCTCCGGCGGTCAGCAGCAGCGGCTCCGGCTGGCCCGCGCGCTGGTCGCGGACCCGGAGACGCTGATTCTGGTGGAGCCGACCAGCGCGGTCGACGCGCACACCGAGGCGCGGATCGCGGGCCGGCTCGGCGCGGCGCGCGCCGGGCGCACCACCGTGGTCTGCACGACCAGCCCGCTGGTGCTGGCGCACGCGGACCGCGTGGCCTACGTCGAGGACGGCAAGGTCATCGCCGAGGGTACGCACCGGGAGCTGCTCACCGGCGAGCCGCGCTACGCCGCCACGGTCACCCGGCAGGAGGGCTGAGCGATGCTCCCGATCGCCGACGGCGGGCAGGTCCGGCGGTACGTGCGAGGCCTGTTCCGCCGGCACCCGCGCGAGCTGGCCGTGCTGCTCGCCCTGCACGGGCTGGGCGCGCTCTGCGGTCTGGCCGCGCCCCGGCTGCTCGGCGACCTCGTCGAGATCATCCGCGGTGGTGGCACGGCCGGCGCGCTCGACCGCGTCGGGCTGGCGCTGGCCGCGTTCGTGGTCGCCCAGGCCGTGCTGGTGTACCTGGCCCGGTACGCGTCCGCGCGGCTCGGCGAGCGGGTGCTGGCCGAGCTGCGCGAGGAGTTCGTGGACCGGGTGCTGGCCGTGCCGATCGGGACCGTGGAGCGGGCCGGCACCGGCGACCTGCTCACCCGCACCACCCGGGACGTGTCGTCGCTGGCCTACAGCGTGCAGTGGGCGGTGCCGGAGATCCTCACCGCGCTGATCACGC
It encodes:
- the ybaK gene encoding Cys-tRNA(Pro) deacylase, which gives rise to MAKSANKTGGTPATTLLTRQKVAFTAHTYEVDPKATSYGEAAAAALGVPPTRLFKTLVATVDGRLAVGVVPVSASLDLKALAAALGGKRAAMADPAAAERATGYVTGGISPFGQRSRLPIVVDASAEAQETVFVSGGRRGLQIEIPPAAFPSVAGAIFAPIATA
- a CDS encoding sugar ABC transporter substrate-binding protein, which produces MRRVLTTLAVAGLAAGTLVACGEDAGGGEARPAKIGVILPDSASSNRWETADRRYLEAAFKAAGVEYDIQNAQGDKAAFQTIADQMIINGVTVLMIVNLDSGTGKAVLDKAKGQGVATIDYDRLTLGGSAEYYVSFDNVQVGKLQGEGLQKCLTDLNANKPVIAQLHGSPTDNNATLFREGYQSILNPLFDGGTYAKGPEQAVPDWNNTQAGTIFEQMLTQANNEIDGVLAANDGLGNAVVTVLKRNGLNGKVPVTGQDADVQALQNILVGDQCMTVYKAVKQEADAAADLAIALSKSERKDVTGRVTDPETGREVPSVLLTPKAIFFDNVKDVVADGYVTAAELCTGAYAAKCTEAGVS
- a CDS encoding class I SAM-dependent methyltransferase: MRNVEWEQLRTPEGEAALAAAEAAGDGDALAAAAALRRAGIAPDLAAAALTQAELRRRATAKFGADAAVMFFTRAGLEQATRAPVAARRAARLHAAGVRALADLGCGLGADAIAAARQGISVYAVEADPHTARLAEANAHALGLADRISITTGDATEADVSAVDAVFCDPARRASRTGRRVFDPASFSPPWDFVAGLAARVPRTVLKLSPGIDHALIPEGAEAEWVSVGGDVVEAAFWCGPLAGVPRRATVLPDGGELTGAADVPAEVGEIRRYVYDPDGAVVRAHLVAAFAERVGGVLADPLIAYVYADTATPTRFGRCLEVLDVMPFSLKRLRAELRRRAVGRVEILKRGSALDVAQLRRDLRLSGPEELSLVLTRAAGAPVTLLCRPVPSVNLS
- a CDS encoding ATP-binding cassette domain-containing protein, which gives rise to MSATPLLELRGIDKGFGPVQVLRDVNLAVHPGEVTALVGDNGAGKSTLVKCVSGIYTIDSGQIFFEGRPVTVNSPRDAATLGLEVVYQDLALCDNLDIVQNMFLGRERRSGLVLDEPTMEQLAAETLASLSVRTVKSLRQHVSSLSGGQRQTVAIAKAVLWNSKVVILDEPTAALGVAQTAQVLELVRRLADRGLAVVLISHNMNDVFAISDRIATLYLGRMAAQVKTTDVTHSQVVELITAGRSGELGLPENGGPR
- a CDS encoding sugar ABC transporter substrate-binding protein, which codes for MRRGIATLTATVVAAGLLTACGGDDAGEAPVPKIGVILPDSTSSDRWETADRRFLESAFEKAGIPYDIQNAQGDKAAFQSIADQQITNGATVLMIANLDSDTGKAVLDKAKSRGVATIDYDRLTLGGGAEYYVSFDNVQVGKLQGQGLQKCLTAKRVAKPTIAELHGSPTDNNATLFKEGYQSVLNPLYAKGTYVKGPEQAVPDWDNTQAGTLFEQMLTQNPAISGVLAANDGMGNAVITVLKRNNLNGKVPVTGQDADVQGLQNILAGDQCMTVYKAIKEEASAAAQLAISLAKGERQDVTGKVTDPQSGREVPSVLLAPKAIFEENVKAVVDDGYVTRSELCTDAYAAACRRLGIT
- a CDS encoding sugar ABC transporter permease; protein product: MTDTVVKEAAPTVGSHVRNYLSRVRGGDIGSLPAVLGLIALCLFFGLMRPAFFSAGNFANLFTQGAAVTIIAMGLVFVLLLGEIDLSAGYASGVCASVLAVLLTYQGWPWYAATLAALATGALIGVAIGFMVAKVGIPSFVVTLAAFLAFQGVALILIKGGTNVSVRDDVLLAISNRNVPPPLGWALFALGVLIYAGIQLLQWRNRHRRGLVTEPLGVVAARIAMLVVVVGAAVYVLNLERSRNVLITSLKGVPIVVPLIVVLLVIWTFVLHRTAYGRHVYAVGGNREAARRAGINVDRIRISVFVICSFMAAIGGVVAASRAASVDANTGGSNVLLYAVGAAVIGGTSLFGGKGRIIDAVIGGAVVAVIDNGMGLMNASAGAKFAWTGGVLLAAASIDALSRRRAAATGNR
- the groES gene encoding co-chaperone GroES, encoding MPVTTATQVAIKPLEDRILVQANEAETTTASGIVIPDTAKEKPQEGTVVAVGPGRVDDKGNRIPVDVKVGDTVIYSKYGGTEVKYAGAEYLVLSARDVLAVIEK